One window from the genome of Deltaproteobacteria bacterium encodes:
- a CDS encoding 2Fe-2S iron-sulfur cluster-binding protein: MSEILLQIDGKEVKAQAGMTVLEAARSAGINIPTLCFHEKLEPYGGCRLCIVEVESRGSTRLVVSCVYPVEKNLVVKTRSEKVDRIRKMVLQLLLAHAPDAFDLQDLAKEYGADKNRFEKEASFCIHCGLCVRYCAEVKKKNALGFIDRGIRKEISFIPEIASKECWDCKECFPLCPTEALQAAYVLAKAFF; encoded by the coding sequence ATGAGTGAAATCCTTTTACAGATTGATGGGAAAGAAGTGAAGGCCCAGGCCGGGATGACCGTTTTAGAGGCAGCGCGCAGTGCGGGAATCAATATCCCCACCCTTTGTTTTCACGAGAAATTGGAACCCTATGGGGGCTGCCGGCTTTGCATCGTAGAGGTAGAAAGCCGCGGCTCGACAAGACTCGTTGTTTCCTGCGTTTACCCCGTGGAAAAAAATCTGGTCGTGAAAACCAGGTCCGAGAAGGTGGATAGAATCCGCAAGATGGTCCTCCAGCTTTTGCTGGCCCATGCCCCCGATGCCTTTGATTTGCAGGACTTAGCCAAAGAGTATGGAGCCGACAAAAACCGTTTCGAAAAAGAGGCCTCTTTCTGCATTCATTGCGGCCTCTGCGTGAGATACTGCGCCGAGGTCAAGAAGAAGAACGCCTTGGGATTTATTGACCGGGGCATCAGAAAAGAGATCAGCTTCATTCCCGAGATAGCTTCCAAGGAGTGCTGGGACTGCAAAGAATGTTTTCCCCTTTGCCCGACCGAGGCCCTGCAGGCAGCCTATGTTTTGGCCAAAGCGTTTTTTTGA